The Erythrolamprus reginae isolate rEryReg1 chromosome 3, rEryReg1.hap1, whole genome shotgun sequence genome contains a region encoding:
- the BLCAP gene encoding apoptosis inducing factor BLCAP: protein MYCLQWLLPVLLIPKPLNPALWFSHSMFMGFYLLSFLLERKPCTICALVFLAALFLICYSCWGNCFLYHCSGSQLPDSAHDPNVVGT from the coding sequence ATGTACTGTCTCCAGTGGTTACTGCCCGTCCTCCTCATTCCCAAGCCCCTCAACCCAGCCTTGTGGTTCAGTCACTCAATGTTCATGGGCTTCTACCTTCTGAGTTTTCTGTTGGAGCGGAAACCTTGCACGATCTGTGCCTTGGTCTTCTTGGCTGCTCTGTTTCTCATCTGCTACAGCTGCTGGGGGAATTGTTTCTTATACCACTGCTCTGGTTCCCAACTGCCGGACTCTGCTCATGATCCCAATGTAGTTGGCACCTAA